The Pimelobacter simplex genomic sequence GGGTGCTCGCGGCCGGCGGGGTCGCGCTCGACGAGGTGTCGCCCTCCGCGGGGCTGACGCCCCTGCAGATGGCCCGCGAGCGCGGGTACGACGGACTGGAGAGGATCCTGGAGCACGTGACCACCGCAGACCTACCAGCCGGCCAGGAGGCCGCGAACGCCGCGCTTCTGCGCGCCGCCCGGGCCGGGGACGCCGACGGCGTCGCCGTCGCCCTGCGCGCCGGCGCCGACATCGAGACCCGCGACGGCAACGAGCGCACGGCGCTGCTGCTCGCGTCGACGTACGACCGGGTCGCGGTCGCCGAGGTGCTCGTCGCCCTGGGCGCGAGCCCCGACGCGCTCGACGACCGGCACGACACCCCGTGGCTGGTGACCGGCGTGACCGGCAGCGTGCGGATGCTCGAGGCGCTGCTGCCGGCGAACCCGGACCTCACCGTCCGCAACCGGTACGGCGGCCTCTCGCCCATCCCGGCGGGCGAGCGCGGGCACGTCGACTACATCCGCCGGGTCGTGCAGACCGACGTCGACCTCGACCACGTCAACGACCTCGGCTGGACCGCGATGCTCGAGGCGATCGTGCTCGGCAACGGCAACGAGGACTACCAGGAGATCGTCCGGATCCTGCTCGCCGCGGGCGCCGACCCGTCGATCGCCGACCGCGACGGCGTCACGCCGCTGCAGCACGCCGAGCGCCGCGGGTACGACGCGATCGCGGCCCTGCTGCGCGGCTGAGCCGTAAGGCCGCTGAGCCTCAGTCGGCCGGGGCCAGCGCCCCGGCGGGCAGGCCCAGCTCGCCCTCGGCGACCGTGCGGACCATGTCGGCGATCGGCGCGCGCCGGTGCTCGACGCTGGTGTTGACGTAGGCGCTGGTCCCGTCGATCGCGACCAGGATCCGGGTCGCCGCGGCCCAGGCGTCGGTGCTGGTGAAGCGCCCGGAGGCGACGCCCGCCGCGACCACCTGCTCCAGGCGCCGGCACCACAGCAGCTCCTGGGCGACGACGTGCTCGTGCAGCACCGGGCGGTAGCGGGAGAGGTGCCGGGCGTTGAGCCAGAGCCGGCTCACGTTGTCGAACTCGCTGCTCGCGATCAGCCCGAAGAACGACCGGAAGATCGCCACGGCGTCGGCGTCGCCGGCGTCGAGGTCGCGCTCGGGGAGCAGGCCGTCGAGCTCGGCCAGCGTCGCGTGCGCGAACGCCTCGGCGACCAGGTGGTCGGCGGCGGGGAAGTAGTGCCCGACCAGGCCCGGCTGGACGCCCAGCTCGTCGGCGACCCGGCGCAGCGTGACGCACTCCAGGCCCTCGGTGAGACCGACCTGGGCCGCGGTCGCGACGATCTCCTGCCGGCGCTCGGCGGGGGCCTTGCGCACGCGCTTGGCCGCGGCACCTCTTGACGTCATGCGGGCCATGTTATTGAATGCGTGACCAACAACTTATTGGTCGTGCGACCAATAAGAGATCCCCCGGTCAGGAGAGCAAGTTGGACGACGCGCGCACCGATGCCCGCGAGCTGGCGGACTACGGCTACGAGCAGGAGCTCCGGCGGACGCTGTCGGCCTGGGCGGTCTTCGCCATCGGCTTCGCCACCATCTCGCCGGTGGTCGGCATCTACGCCGTCATCCAGCTCGGCTTCGCCTTCTCCGGCCCGGTCTGGATCTGGGCGACCGTCGTCGCCTTCCTCGGCCAGCTCCTCGTCGCCGTGGTCTACGCCGAGCTCGCCTCGCAGTTCCCCGTCACCGGCGGCGTCTACCAGTGGGTACGCCGCCTGGCCGGTCCCGCCTCGGCTGGCTGGTCGGCTGGATCTACCTCTCCGCGGCCGTCGCGTCGCTGACCACGGTCGCCTACCTCGGCGCGACCTGGCTCCACCTGCTCTTCACCGACAGCCCGCTCTCGGCCCGCGGTCACGTGCTCCTCGGCGTCGTCTTCGTCGCCGTCGCACTGGCGATCAACCTGCTCGGCGTCGAGCCGGTCAAGCACTTCCTCAACGCCGGGATCATCGCCGAGGGCGTCGCCTCGATCGCGGTCAGCCTGGTGCTGCTCGTCTTCGTGCACAACAACGGCTTCGGGATCCTCTTCGACACCCTCGGCGCCGAGGCCGCGGTCGGCGGGTCCGCCACGGCCGGCTTCCTCGCCTGCCTCGCGGTCGCCGGCTGGGCGTTCCTCGGGTTCGACGCGACCACGCAGGTCGCCGAGGAGACCGAGAACCCGCGCCGCAACGTCCCGCGGGCGCTGCTGCGCGCGTACCTCTTCGTCGCCTTCACCGTGCTGCTCACCGGCGTCGCGGTCACCCTCGCGCTGAGCAACCCGGAGGACGCGGTGAGCGGCGCGATCGCCGACCCGGTGTTCGCCGCGGTCACCGACGGCATCGGCACGTGGGCCGAGAAGCCGTTCATCGTCGTCGTGCTCATCGCCTTCTTCGCCTGCGCGATCTCGATCCAGACCTACATCGGCCGTGCGGTCTTCGCCTTCGCGCGCGACCGCCAGCTCCCGTTCTCGCCGGTCCTCGCGACCGTCGGGCACCGGCAGATCCCCTACGTCTCGCTGATCGTGACCGCCGTCCTCGCCGCGCTGGGCCTGCTGCTCGGCCTCAACGGCAATGCGGCCGCCACGCTCATCTCGTTCGGCTCGGGCGGCTTCTACTTCGTCTTCCTGGCCGTCGCGCTGACCGCGCTCGTCGCCCGGCTCACCGGCCGCTGGAACCCCGGCGCGGGCCAGGTCCGCCTCGGCCGTCTCGGCCTGGTCGTCAACGTGCTCGCTGTCGTGTGGCTGCTCTTCGAGGCGATCAACATCGCCTGGCCGCGCACCGAGCTCGCGCCCGTCGGCGGCAGCTGGGTCCAGGTCTGGGCGGTGATCCTCGTGTTCTCCGCGCTCTTCCTGATCGGCCTCGCCTACGTGCTGCTCGCCCGCCCCCACACCAAGCTCGCCCCCGTCCCCGCCCCCGCTGCTGACAAGGCCCCCATCCGATGAGCGCCCACCGTGCCCCTGCCGTCGTCCTCGACCCGGAGACCGGGCTCGGCCTGAGCGAGGTCGAGCTCCGCGCCCCGCGGGCCGGCGAGGTCGAGATCGACGTCCGCGCCGCCGGCGTGTGCCACTCGGACCTGCACGTCGTGTCCGGCGACTGGCCGGCGGACCGGCCGCTGGTGCTCGGTCACGAGGCGGCCGGCGTCGTCCGAGCCGTGGGCGAGGGCGTCACCTCCGTCCGGCCCGGCGACCACGTCGTGCTGTCGTGGTTCGCGCCGTGCCGCCGCTGCCGGCGCTGCGCGGCCGGCCAGGCCTGGCTCTGCACGGGGACCAAGGCCGTCGAGAACACGCTGCCCGACGGCTCCACCCCCTTCACGAGCCCGGACGGCGACGAGCGCTGGCCCTACCTCGGCCTCGGCGCGTTCACCGACCGGGTCGTCGTACCGGAGTCGGCGGCGGTCAAGGTGCCCGAGGAGCTGCCCTTCGCCGTCGGCGCGCTGCTCGGCTGCTCGGTCACCACGGGCGTCGGCGCGGTCACCCACACGGCCGGCGTCCGGCCCGGTGAGTCGGCGGTCGTCATCGGTACCGGCGGCGTCGGCCTGTCGGTCGTCATGGGCCTGCGGCTCGCCGGCGCCGACCCGATCGTCGCGGTCGACCTGTCCGCCCAGCGACTCGCCGCGGCGCGCGCCTTCGGGGCCACCCACACGCTCGACGGCCGCGAGGTCGACGTCGCGGCCTGGTGCCAGGAGGAGCTCGGCGGCGTGGACTACGCCTTCGAGGCGATCGGCAGCCCGCGCGTCATCGAGACGCTGCCCGGCATGCTCACCTCGGGCGGCGCCGCGGTGCTCGTCGGGATGGCCGCGCTCGACGCGAGCGGGTCGTTCAACCTCTTCGAGCTGGCCGACCAGGGCAAGCGGATCCTCGGCTGCAACTACGGCTCCAGCGTCGGTGAGATCGACATCCCCATGCTGGCCCGGCTCTACCTCGCCGGTCGGCTCCCGCTCGACGACCTGATCGGCACCACGCGGCCGCTCGCCGAGGCGGCCCTCGCCTTCGACGACCTCCGGGCCGGGACCGGGTTGCGCACCGTCCTCGTGCCCTGAGCCGGCGTGGCACGATCGGACCCGTGGAGTTCACCTTCTCGGGTCCGGTCGTCGAGTGGCGCGGCCCGGCGCCCTACTTCTTCCTCGAGGTGCCCGACGAGCTGAGCGAGGACATCAAGGAGGCAGCCCGCGGCCAGGAGTACTGGGGCCAGGTCGCCGTCGACGTCCAGGTCGGCGAGACCGGCTTCCGCACCGCGCTGTTCCCCAAGGACGGGCGCTACCTCGTCCCCCTCCGTGTCGCCGTACGACGCGAGGCGGGTCTCGAGCTCGGCCAGGTCGTCGACGCCGCGCTCGACCTCGCGCCTAGGGGGTAGCGGCTAACCTCACGAGGTGCCGTTGACCCTCGCTCATCCGGCTGTGGTGCTCCCGCTCCGCGGCCTCGGCCTGCCCCTCGCCGGGCTGGTGATCGGCTCGATGGCGCCCGACCTGCCGGTGTTCGCGCGTTGGCACGAGGGCTACGCGCTGAGCCACAGCCTCGTCGGGATCTTCACGCTGGACGTGGTGGTGACGCTCGCGCTGCTGGCGCTCTGGGACCTCGTCGGACGCGACGCGCTCGTCGACACCGCGCCGTCGCTCGTGCGGGACCGCCTGCCGGGGCGGGCGCGGATCGGGGCCCGCGCCTGGCTCCTCGCGCCGCTGGCCGCGGTGGTCGGCTCGGCGACCCACGTCGTGTGGGACCTGTTCACCCACTCCGGACGCTGGGGCGTGCGGCACGTCGCGTGGCTGCACGAGGTGCACGGCCCGCTGCGCGGCGACGCCTGGGCGCAGTACGGCTCGACCGCGATCGGCCTGCTCGTCGTCGGTGTGGCGATGCTGCTGCACCTGCGCCGCTTCCCGCCCGGGCCGCGCCGGCCGCGCCGGCTCCCGGCGACGGTCCTGCCCGCGGCCGTCGCCCTCGCCGTGGTTGCCGGTGTCGTCGGCGGGCTCGAGCACGCGGACTACGGGCTCGACATCGTGGCCTTCTGGACCGCCGTGTCCGGCATCGTCGCCCTCGTGGCGGGCCTGGCCCTCATCGCCGTGGCCTGGCTGGTCGTGTCGGCCCCGGCCCCTGCCGACGAGGTCAGCGACCCGGTCGCTCCCTGAGCGCCACCGGCTCCCCGGCGTACGACGTCAGGGTGGCGCGGACCTCGTCCGAGATCGCCCACGACGAGCCCGCCGTGGTGTCCCAGAAGACGACCGAGCTCTCCGCGACGAGCGCCGGAGCGTGGTCCGGCGCCACGCGCAGCTCGTAGGAGACGGCCGCCGACGACCGCCCGACGTGGCTCACCCAGATCCGCACCAGGAACGGCTGGAACGGCGCGAACCTCATCTCCGTGTGGTAGTCGACGCGCTGCGAGCCGACGAGCTCGGTGACGTGCGCCGGCATCTCGCGCAGCAGCCCCGGGCGGTCCGAGCCGGGCAGCGGCGCGTAGCGGAAGAACATCAGGCGCGCCTCGTCGAGCACGCGCAGCGCCTCGACGTTGTCGACGTGACCGCCGAGGTTGACGTCGCGCAGCCGCGCCTGGATCTCGCAGTCGAAGACGGTGCCCACGAGCGCATCCTCGCAGGCCCGCTCAGGGCTCGAAGCGATAGCCCATCCCCGGCTCGTTGCGGAAGTGCACCGGCCGGGCCGGGTCCGGCTCGAGCTTGCGGCGCAGCTGGGCCATGTAGAGCCGCAGGTTGCCGTGGGCGTTCTCGTAGCCCGGTCCCCACACCTCGGTGAGGAGCTGCTGCTGGCTCATCAGCCGGCCCGGGTTGCGCAGCAGCACCTCCAGGAGGTGCCATTCGGTCGGCGTGAGGCGGACGTCGGCGCCGGCGACGGAGACCCGCTTGGCGAGCAGGTCGACCTCCGTCGTACCGAAGCGGACGGGGCCCGGCTCGTCGGTGGCGGGGCCGCGCCGGACCAGCGCTCGCAGCCGGGCGAGCAGCTCGTCCATGCCGAACGGCTTGGTGACGTAGTCGTCGGCGCCGGCGTCGAGGGCGTCCACCTTGTCGACGCTGTCGCTGCGTCCGGAGAGCACCAGGACCGGGACGCTGGAGCCGCGGCGCAGGCGGGCGATGACGTCGACCCCGTCCATGTCGGGCAGCCCGAGGTCGAGGACGACGACGTCGGGGCGGGTCGCGTCGGCCAGGGCGAGGGCCTCGGTGCCGTCGCCGGCGGTCACCACCTCCCAGCCGCGGGCCCGCAGGTGGATGCCGAGCGCGCGCAGGATCTGGGGCTCGTCGTCGACCACGAGGACCCGGCTCACGCGCCCTCCTCCAGCGGCAGCGTGACGACCATGGTGAGCCCGCCGCCGGGCGTCGGCCGGGGGACGAGCTCGCCGTGCACGGCCTCGGTGAGCCCGCGGGCCAGGGCCAGGCCCAGCCCGATGCCGGTCGTGTTGTCGGCGTCCCCGAGGCGCTGGAACGGCAGGAAGATCCGCTCCTGGTCCGCCGCCGGTACGCCGGGCCCGTGGTCGACGACGTGCACCTCGACCGTGCCGGGCCGGTCGGCGGCGACCTGCGCGCGGACCAGCGGCGGCCGGTCCGCGGGCGCGAACCGCTGGGCGTTGGCGACGAGGTTGGCCAGGACCCGCTCCAGGAGGGCCGGATCGGTGCGCACCGCCGGCAGGTCGTCCGGTACGTCGAGCACCACCGCGCGCGGCGCGACCCCCAGGTCGTCCAGCGCCCGGGCGAGCACCTCGTCGAGGGCGGTCGCGCGGATCCGCACCGGCAGCGCGCCGGCCTGGAGCCGGCTGAGGTCGAGCAGGCTCTCGACCAGTCCGGTGAGCCGGTCGAGGGCGTCGTCCGCGGTGGCGAGCAGCTCGTCGCGGTCGTCGGGGGAGAGCGTGACGTCCCGGCTGCGCAGACCGGAGACCGATGCCTTGGCCGCGGCCAGCGGGGTGCGCAGGTCGTGCCCGACCGCGGTGAGCAGGGCCGCGCGCATCCGGTCGGCGGCCTCGATCTCGGCCGCCGCGGCGGCGTCCTCGGCCCGGCGGGCGGAGACGTCGACGACCGAGCCGACCACGATGGCGACCACCGCGAACGCCACCAGGGCGACGACGTTGTCGACGTGGCCGACCTCGAACGTGTGGTAGGGCACGGTGAACCAGAAGACCAGCAGCCCCGCGCCCAGCACGGCCGCCACGAGCGCGGGGCCGACGCCGCCGACGAGGGCCGCCATCACCACCACGACGAGGAACAGCACCACGTCGCTGGCCAGGTTGAGCCGGTCGCGCAGGGGCACGAGCACGGGCAGCAGCACGGGCGGCGCCGCCACCGCCACGGCGTACCCGGCGGCGCGGCGCCGTCGGCTCAGGTTGCCTCCCACGGTGCTCATTGTGCGCGTGCCGCCCACGCCCCGATCGCGAGGTACGCCGCGAGCCGCGCCAGGTCCGCCGGCGCGAACGTCAGCTCACCCAGGGTGTTGACCGCGAACCCCGTCGCCCAGGCCAACCCGGCCAGGGCCAGGACGAGCGCGAGCCGGCGGGGGAGCACGACGCACCAGGCCGTGGTGAGCGCGAGGAGCGCGGCGACGCCGTACCAGCCGGCGAGGGGGACGGCGACGCACACGGCCGCCCCGACCGCCTGGCAGGCGCCGCCGAGCCCGAGACGCACCTCGGCCCGGCCCGAGAGCCGGGCGGAGGCGGGTGCCGTGGTGCTCACCCTTCCAGTGAAACGCGGTCCGCGGCGCCCGGGGCGGCGCTGACAGGATCCTGACGGCGTCTTGTCGCACTCTTGTCGCGCACACCACTCGCGCGCGGGTGTTAGGGATCCGTTAGGCCCCGCCGATGCGGCCCGGAGCGCGGTTGCATGGGAGGTGTGAGCACCTCCACCGCACCATCGGCCTCCGAGCGCGCGCTCGGCGACCCGGAGGACGCCGCCGGCGACACCCACGGCCGCCCCTGGTGGCGGGTGATGTGCCTGACCGGCGTCGACTACTTCTCCACGCTGGGCTACCAGCCGGGCATCGCGTTCCTCGCCGCCGGGCTGCTCAGCCCGCTGGCCACGGTGGTCCTCGTGCTGCTCACGCTCTTCGGCGCGCTGCCGGTCTATCGCCGGGTCGCCCAGGAGAGCCCGCACGGCCAGGGCTCGATCGCCATGCTGGAGCGGCTGCTGCCGCGCTGGCGCGGCAAGGTGTTCGTGCTCGCGCTGCTCGGCTTCGCGCTCACCGACTTCATCATCACCATCACGCTCTCCGCGGCCGACGCGAGCGCCCACGTCGTCGAGAACCCGCACGTGCCGGCCTTCCTGCACGGCCAGGAGCTCTGGATCACCCTCGGCCTGATCGCGCTGCTGGGCGGCGTCTTCCTCAAGGGCTTCAAGGAGGCGATCGGTGTCGCGGTCGCGCTGGTCAGCGTCTACCTGACGCTCAACGTGGTGGTGATCGCGGTCAGCGCCGCGCACGTGCTCGAGAACGGTCACGTCGTCACGGACTGGACCCGGGCCCTCACCGTCGAGCACGGAAACATCGCGCTGATGATCGCGGTGTCGCTGACGCTGTTCCCCAAGCTGGCGCTCGGCATGTCCGGCTTCGAGACCGGCGTCGCCGTGATGCCCCACGTGCAGGGCGCACCCGACGACGACCCGGTGCGGCCCGCCGTACGGATCCGCAACACCAAGCGCCTGCTGACGACCGCCGCGGTCATGATGAGCACCTTCCTCATCTGCTCCAGCCTGGTCACCACGCTGCTCATCCCGCCGGCCGAGTTCGAGGAGGGCGGCCAGGCCAACGGCCGGGCGCTGGCCTTCCTGGCGCACCGCTACCTCGGGGACGTCTTCGGCACGGCGTACGACGTCTCGACGATCCTGATCCTGTGGTTCGCCGGTGCCTCGGCGATGGCCGGCATGCTCAACCTGATCCCGCGCTACCTGCCCCGCTACGGCATGGCGCCGGAGTGGGCCGGCGCGATCCGGCCGCTGGTCTGCGTGCTGACCGGCACGGCCTTCCTCATCACCTGGATCTTCGACGCCGACGTCAACGCCCAGGGTGGCGCCTACGCGACCGGCGTCCTGGTGCTGATGACCTCCGCGAGCGTCGCCGTCGCCCTCGCGGCCCGCAAGGCCCGGCAACGGGGCTGGACGATCGCGTTCACCGTGATCTCGGTGGTCTTCGTCTACACCACCCTCGACAACATCTGGGAGCGACCGGACGGCGTCAAGATCGGCGCCTGCTTCATCGCCGCGATCGTCGCGGTCTCGCTGCTCTCGCGCACCCGCCGCTCCCTGGAGCTGCGCACCACGGACATCGAGTACGACGCCAAGGCCGAGGCGTTCATCCGCGACTGCGCCCGTCGTACGCTCCGGCTGGTGGCGCACGACCCCGAGCACCACGACGTCGGCGCCTACCGCGCCAAGGTCCGCAAGATCGTCGAGGCGCACGGCATCCCGGACCCCGGCGACCTGCTCTTCGTCGAGGTCGTCGTCGAGGACTACTCGGACTTCGAGAGCCGGGTCGTCGTGAGCGGCTCGGTCGCGCACAAGGAGTACCGCGTGCTCACCGTGCACGCGGCCACCATCCCCAACGCGCTCGCCGCCGTCCTGCTCGACCTGCGCGACCGTACGTCGGTGCGCCCCCACATGTACTTCGAGTGGACCGAGGGCAGCCCGGTCGCCCAGATGGTGCGCTTCCTGCTCTTCGGCGCCGGCGAGGTGGCCCCCCTGACCCGCGAGGTGATCCGCCGGGCCGAGCCGGACCCGCGCCGCCGCCCCCACGTGCACGCCGGCTGAGCCGTCCGCGACCTGGCGGATGTCGGCGTACCGTCCTAGCGTCGGACCATGGCCCGCACCTACGAGAAGATCACCGCCGCCGACTTCAGCGCCGCCGAGGGCGTCGACGACTGGCGGGTGCTGTGGTGGCAGGCGTTCGCGCTCTTCCGGACGAAGACCTTCGCGACCGGCCTCGCCCTCGTCAACGAGATCGGCCGGCTCGCCGAGGAGGCGAACCACCACCCCGACCTCAACTTCCGCTACGGCGTCCTCGAGGTCCGGCTCTCCACCCACGACACGATGTCGCTGACCACCGCCGACCTCGACCTCGCCCGCGCCATCTCCGCCGCCGCCCGCGAGCTCGGCGTGGCCGGCGACCCGGCCGCGATCCGCACCTGGGAGTTCGCCCTGGACGCCGTCGACGTCGACGCCGTACGCCGCTTCTGGGCGGCGGTCCTCGGCTACGACCTGGTCGGCGACACCGACATCGCCGACCCGATCGGCCTCTACCCGCCCGTCTACGTGCAGCAGATGGACGCCCCGCGCGAGGGCCGCAACCGGATCCACATCGACCTCGGCGTCCCGCACGACGTCGCCGAGGCCCGGGTCGCCGCGGCCGTGGCCGCGGGCGGCCGGGTGGTGCGCGACGAGTTCGCCCCGATGTGGTGGACGCTCGCGGATCCCGAGGGCAACGAGGTCGACGTCGCCACGTGGCAGGGGCGGGACTGACCCGGGCTCAGCTGCCCACGTAGTCCGCCAGGTGCTCGCCCGTCACGGTCGCGCGCGCCGCGACCAGGTCGGCCGGCGTCCCCTCGAAGACCACGGTGCCGCCGTCGTGCCCGGCGCCGGGGCCGAGGTCGATGATCCAGTCGGCGTGGGCCATCACGGCCTGGTGGTGCTCGATGACGATGACCGACTTGCCGGCGTCGACGAGGCGGTCGAGCAGGCGCAGGAGGTTGTCGACGTCGGCGAGGTGGAGACCGGTGGTCGGTTCGTCGAGGACGTAGACGCCGCCCTTGTCACCCATCCGCATGGCGAGCTTGAGCCGCTGGCGCTCGCCGCCGGAGAGGGTGTTGAGGGGCTGGCCGAGCTTGAGGTAGCCGAGGCCGACGTCCTCCATGCGCTGCAGGATCGCCGCAGCGGTGGGGGTCTTGGCGTCACCGGTCGCGAAGAAGGCGTGCGCCTCGGCGACCGGGAGGTCGAGCACCTCGGCGATGTTGAGGCCGCCGAAGGTCAGCTCGAGCACCGAGGCCTGGAAGCGCTTGCCGCCGCACTCGTCGCACAGCGTCGCGACGGTCTCCATGAAGCCGAGCTCGGTGTAGATCATCCCGTTGCCGTTGCAGCTCGCGCAGGCGCCCTCGGAGTTGGCGCTGAACAGCGCGGGCTTGACGCCGTTGGCCTTGGCGAAGGCCTTGCGGATCGGCTCCAGCAGCCCCGTGTACGTCGCCGGGTTGCTCCGCCGCGAGCCCTTGATCGCGCCCTGGTCGATGACCACGACGTCGTCGCGCCCGGCGATCGAGCCGTGGATGAGCGAGCTCTTGCCGGAGCCGGCGACGCCGGTGACGACGCACAGCACCCCCAGCGGTACGTCGACGTCGACGTCGCGCAGGTTGTGCGAGGAGGCGCCGCGGACCTCGATGGCGCCGGTCGCCTGGCGCAGCTCGTCCTTGAGGGTGGCGCGGTAGGACAGGTGCCGGCCGGTGAGGGTGTCGGAGGCACGCAGGCCGTCGATATCGCCCTCGAAGCAGACCGTGCCGCCGTTGGTGCCGGCGCCGGGGCCGAGGTCGACGACGTGGTCGGCGATCGCGATCGTCTCGGGCTTGTGCTCGACGACGAGGACGGTGTTGCCCTTGTCGCGCAGCTCGAGCAGGAGGTTGTTCATCCGCTGGATGTCGTGCGGGTGCAGGCCGATCGTGGGCTCGTCGAAGACGTAGGTGACGTCGGTGAGCGCCGAGCCGAGGTGCCGGATCATCTTGGTGCGCTGGGCCTCGCCGCCCGACAGCGTGCCGGCGGGGCGGTCGAGCGAGAGGTAGCCGAGGCCGATCTCGACGAACGAGTCGAACAGGTGGAGCAGGTTGCCCACCAACGGCGCGACCGAGGCGTCGTCGATCTCGCGCACCCAGGCGGCGGCGTCGGTGATCTGCATGGCGCAGACGTCGGCGATGCTCTTGCCCTGGATCCTGGACGAGCGCGCGGCCTCGTTGAGGCGGGTGCCGTCGCAGGCGGCGCAGGTGCCGAAGACGGCGGCCCGCTCGACGAAGGCCTTGAGGTGGGGCTGCAGCGAGTCGGGGTCCTTGCTGAACATCGACTTGCGGATCTTGGGGATCAGGCCCTCGTAGGTGACGTTGATCTTGTCGACCTTGACCTTGCGCGGCTCGGCGTGGAGGAAGTCCTCGCGCTCGGCCTTGGTGTACTTGGCGATCGGCTTGTCCGGCGGCAGCACGGCCTTGAATGCCGCCACCA encodes the following:
- a CDS encoding ATP-binding cassette domain-containing protein produces the protein MPKTPPSKPAATAHPADAHANIRVQGARENNLKDVDVEIPKRRLSVFTGVSGSGKSSLVFGTIAAESQRMINETYSTFVQGFMPTLARPEVDVLEGITTAILVDQERMGANARSTVGTATDANAMLRVLFSRIGDPFIGPPTAFAFNVPTRKAGGVMQTEKAGGRVEKRVVKNEVYLGGMCAQCEGRGTVSDLDLTQIFDESKSLVEGAILVPGYTADGWMVAAFKAVLPPDKPIAKYTKAEREDFLHAEPRKVKVDKINVTYEGLIPKIRKSMFSKDPDSLQPHLKAFVERAAVFGTCAACDGTRLNEAARSSRIQGKSIADVCAMQITDAAAWVREIDDASVAPLVGNLLHLFDSFVEIGLGYLSLDRPAGTLSGGEAQRTKMIRHLGSALTDVTYVFDEPTIGLHPHDIQRMNNLLLELRDKGNTVLVVEHKPETIAIADHVVDLGPGAGTNGGTVCFEGDIDGLRASDTLTGRHLSYRATLKDELRQATGAIEVRGASSHNLRDVDVDVPLGVLCVVTGVAGSGKSSLIHGSIAGRDDVVVIDQGAIKGSRRSNPATYTGLLEPIRKAFAKANGVKPALFSANSEGACASCNGNGMIYTELGFMETVATLCDECGGKRFQASVLELTFGGLNIAEVLDLPVAEAHAFFATGDAKTPTAAAILQRMEDVGLGYLKLGQPLNTLSGGERQRLKLAMRMGDKGGVYVLDEPTTGLHLADVDNLLRLLDRLVDAGKSVIVIEHHQAVMAHADWIIDLGPGAGHDGGTVVFEGTPADLVAARATVTGEHLADYVGS